In Xyrauchen texanus isolate HMW12.3.18 chromosome 23, RBS_HiC_50CHRs, whole genome shotgun sequence, a genomic segment contains:
- the LOC127663505 gene encoding clathrin interactor 1-like isoform X1 → MLNMWKVRELVDKATNVVMNYTETESKVREATNDDPWGPSGQLMGEIARSTFMYEQFPEVMNMLWTRMLKDNKKNWRRVYKSLLLLAYLIRNGSERVVSSTREHQYDLRSIESYHCVDENGKDQGINVRQKVKELIEFVQDDDRLREERKKAKKNRDKYIGVSSDTMGGFRYLEDRFDFRDSRSKWDEDWDKNKGAFPFSEKLGEISDKIGSTIDDTINIFRKKDRDDSPDRFSDADEDRNRAARNGQSGKSEFKDDEETVTTKSVQIVQATETTATRKRGGASKTIDLGAAVNYTGNKPSTNTNQTTTGVNQPSGGLVDLFSADPAATQPASKGLSSDLICGFADFTSEAAASLPSTAAPASSGSGDFGDWNAFSTAQPAMPAAQPVNPPGIDLFSGLQATSSSASVSTAPSADLFDLMGSSQTTSISSSQSMNFSMTTTQNIGLPTSTSQPLQTMGGPLVPQQPVAQKPNPTAFVPSTWSNSNVDISLDYLGPGMQPPKPSHPTLNMMQQHGVQTPVNMITQGFAGMNLGMQATPAMVRPPANTMMGGMNMGMQPAMIGSAMGMPLVGGMPLNQGMMGMNMNMGMSSAAMGMPGNMGMGPGMPVMGMSPAVGQPKQDAFADFANFGK, encoded by the exons ATGTTGAACATGTGGAAAGTGAGGGAGCTGGTTGATAAAGC AACTAATGTTGTGATGAACTATACAGAAACTGAGTCTAAAGTTCGAGAAGCCACAAACGACGACCCGTGGGGACCCTCTGGGCAGTTAATGGGGGAGATTGCTAG GTCCACCTTCATGTACGAGCAGTTTCCGGAGGTAATGAACATGCTGTGGACCAGAATGCTGAAAGACAACAAGAAAAACTGGAGACGAGTATACAAG TCTTTACTGCTGCTGGCTTACCTGATCAGAAATGGATCCGAACGGGTTGTCAGTAGCACAAGAGAACACCAGTATGATCTGCGGTCTATTGAGAGCTATCATTGTGTAG ATGAAAATGGGAAAGACCAGGGTATCAATGTGCGCCAGAAAGTGAAGGAGCTGATCGAGTTTGTCCAGGATGATGACAGActgagagaagagaggaagaaggCCAAGAAAAACAGGGACAAATACATTGGAGTGTCTTCTGATACTATGGGGGGCTTTAGATACT TGGAGGATAGGTTTGATTTCCGAGACTCGCGCTCTAAATGGGATGAAGACTGGGACAAGAACAAGGGGGCTTTCCCATTCAGTGAGAAACTGGGAGAAATCAGTGACAAGATTGGGAGCACCATCGATGACACGATCAATATTTTCCGTAAAAAAGACAGGGACGACTCGCCTGACCGATTCAG TGATGCAGATGAAGACCGAAATCGGGCAGCACGAAATGGGCAGTCGGGGAAATCAGAATTTAAAGATGACGAAGAGACGGTAACAACCAAAAGTGTACAGATCGTCCAAGCAACAGAGACCACTGCCACTCGGAAGAGAGGAGGTGCCTCCAAAACGATAGATCTGGGAGCAGCTGTGAATTATACTGGCAATAAACCCTCCACAAACACTAACCAG ACCACAACAGGAGTGAACCAGCCCAGTGGTGGTCTTGTGGACTTGTTCTCAGCAGATCCTGCAGCTACTCAGCCAGCCTCCAAAG GTTTAAGCTCTGATCTGATTTGCGGTTTTGCTGATTTCACTTCTGAAGCTGCTGCCAGTCTTCCATCAACGGCTG CCCCAGCATCTAGTGGGAGTGGAGACTTTGGCGATTGGAACGCTTTTTCTACTGCCCAGCCAGCCATGCCTGCAGCCCAGCCTGTCAACCCTCCAGGAATAGACCTTTTCTCAGGTCTACAGGCCACATCGTCTTCTGCCTCTGTTTCCACAGCACCATCCGCTGACCTCTTTGACCTCATGGGCTCCTCCCAGACCACTAGCATCAGCTCCTCCCAAAGCATGAACTTCTCCATGACCACCACACAGAACATTGGCCTGCCAACATCTACATCACAG CCACTTCAGACTATGGGGGGCCCCCTGGTGCCCCAGCAGCCAGTGGCACAGAAACCCAATCCCACAGCCTTTGTGCCTTCCACTTGGTCCAATTCTAATGTAGACATAAGCCTGGACTATCTTGGCCCAGGCATGCAACCACCCAAACCGTCTCACCCCACACTCAACATGATGCAGCAACATG GAGTTCAGACCCCAGTCAACATGATAACTCAGGGCTTCGCGGGAATGAACCTGGGTATGCAGGCCACCCCAGCAATGGTCAGACCACCGGCAAATACCATGATGGGAGGAATGAACATGGGAATGCAGCCTGCAATGATAGGTAGTGCTATGGGCATGCCACTTGTAGGAGGAATGCCACTTAACCAGGGTATGATGGGAATGAATATGAACATGGGCATGTCTTCAGCTGCCATGGGAATGCCAGGAAACATGGGTATGGGTCCAGGAATGCCAGTCATGGGGATGAGCCCTGCTGTGGGACAACCTAAGCAAGATGCCTTTGCAGATTTTGCCAACTTTGGGAAATGA
- the LOC127663505 gene encoding clathrin interactor 1-like isoform X2: MDQRTNVVMNYTETESKVREATNDDPWGPSGQLMGEIARSTFMYEQFPEVMNMLWTRMLKDNKKNWRRVYKSLLLLAYLIRNGSERVVSSTREHQYDLRSIESYHCVDENGKDQGINVRQKVKELIEFVQDDDRLREERKKAKKNRDKYIGVSSDTMGGFRYLEDRFDFRDSRSKWDEDWDKNKGAFPFSEKLGEISDKIGSTIDDTINIFRKKDRDDSPDRFSDADEDRNRAARNGQSGKSEFKDDEETVTTKSVQIVQATETTATRKRGGASKTIDLGAAVNYTGNKPSTNTNQTTTGVNQPSGGLVDLFSADPAATQPASKGLSSDLICGFADFTSEAAASLPSTAAPASSGSGDFGDWNAFSTAQPAMPAAQPVNPPGIDLFSGLQATSSSASVSTAPSADLFDLMGSSQTTSISSSQSMNFSMTTTQNIGLPTSTSQPLQTMGGPLVPQQPVAQKPNPTAFVPSTWSNSNVDISLDYLGPGMQPPKPSHPTLNMMQQHGVQTPVNMITQGFAGMNLGMQATPAMVRPPANTMMGGMNMGMQPAMIGSAMGMPLVGGMPLNQGMMGMNMNMGMSSAAMGMPGNMGMGPGMPVMGMSPAVGQPKQDAFADFANFGK; encoded by the exons ATGGATCAGAG AACTAATGTTGTGATGAACTATACAGAAACTGAGTCTAAAGTTCGAGAAGCCACAAACGACGACCCGTGGGGACCCTCTGGGCAGTTAATGGGGGAGATTGCTAG GTCCACCTTCATGTACGAGCAGTTTCCGGAGGTAATGAACATGCTGTGGACCAGAATGCTGAAAGACAACAAGAAAAACTGGAGACGAGTATACAAG TCTTTACTGCTGCTGGCTTACCTGATCAGAAATGGATCCGAACGGGTTGTCAGTAGCACAAGAGAACACCAGTATGATCTGCGGTCTATTGAGAGCTATCATTGTGTAG ATGAAAATGGGAAAGACCAGGGTATCAATGTGCGCCAGAAAGTGAAGGAGCTGATCGAGTTTGTCCAGGATGATGACAGActgagagaagagaggaagaaggCCAAGAAAAACAGGGACAAATACATTGGAGTGTCTTCTGATACTATGGGGGGCTTTAGATACT TGGAGGATAGGTTTGATTTCCGAGACTCGCGCTCTAAATGGGATGAAGACTGGGACAAGAACAAGGGGGCTTTCCCATTCAGTGAGAAACTGGGAGAAATCAGTGACAAGATTGGGAGCACCATCGATGACACGATCAATATTTTCCGTAAAAAAGACAGGGACGACTCGCCTGACCGATTCAG TGATGCAGATGAAGACCGAAATCGGGCAGCACGAAATGGGCAGTCGGGGAAATCAGAATTTAAAGATGACGAAGAGACGGTAACAACCAAAAGTGTACAGATCGTCCAAGCAACAGAGACCACTGCCACTCGGAAGAGAGGAGGTGCCTCCAAAACGATAGATCTGGGAGCAGCTGTGAATTATACTGGCAATAAACCCTCCACAAACACTAACCAG ACCACAACAGGAGTGAACCAGCCCAGTGGTGGTCTTGTGGACTTGTTCTCAGCAGATCCTGCAGCTACTCAGCCAGCCTCCAAAG GTTTAAGCTCTGATCTGATTTGCGGTTTTGCTGATTTCACTTCTGAAGCTGCTGCCAGTCTTCCATCAACGGCTG CCCCAGCATCTAGTGGGAGTGGAGACTTTGGCGATTGGAACGCTTTTTCTACTGCCCAGCCAGCCATGCCTGCAGCCCAGCCTGTCAACCCTCCAGGAATAGACCTTTTCTCAGGTCTACAGGCCACATCGTCTTCTGCCTCTGTTTCCACAGCACCATCCGCTGACCTCTTTGACCTCATGGGCTCCTCCCAGACCACTAGCATCAGCTCCTCCCAAAGCATGAACTTCTCCATGACCACCACACAGAACATTGGCCTGCCAACATCTACATCACAG CCACTTCAGACTATGGGGGGCCCCCTGGTGCCCCAGCAGCCAGTGGCACAGAAACCCAATCCCACAGCCTTTGTGCCTTCCACTTGGTCCAATTCTAATGTAGACATAAGCCTGGACTATCTTGGCCCAGGCATGCAACCACCCAAACCGTCTCACCCCACACTCAACATGATGCAGCAACATG GAGTTCAGACCCCAGTCAACATGATAACTCAGGGCTTCGCGGGAATGAACCTGGGTATGCAGGCCACCCCAGCAATGGTCAGACCACCGGCAAATACCATGATGGGAGGAATGAACATGGGAATGCAGCCTGCAATGATAGGTAGTGCTATGGGCATGCCACTTGTAGGAGGAATGCCACTTAACCAGGGTATGATGGGAATGAATATGAACATGGGCATGTCTTCAGCTGCCATGGGAATGCCAGGAAACATGGGTATGGGTCCAGGAATGCCAGTCATGGGGATGAGCCCTGCTGTGGGACAACCTAAGCAAGATGCCTTTGCAGATTTTGCCAACTTTGGGAAATGA
- the LOC127663452 gene encoding U7 snRNA-associated Sm-like protein LSm11, whose amino-acid sequence MTCLLCHLLAWRSPNPEDVQTAARSNIEEDERRKSESDRDPSSDTHRPTLLLTSDQQTTTEICGQNPEIDEDDVETKMDISSDKFDPLLALYSPQVPLPYPNIKCFNNIAEYQSFMKGGRGRAKPENVEKRLRKAQRGKPDLERIERLKKLMVNNPVEEGEGSGVKRPPRQRKVPKNVLTRMPLLAGSPLGELNRCVQEKIRVRVHIRTFKGLRGVCSGFVVAFDKFWNLAMMDVDETYREPLLGEALYHEKALTVTRLFEKLKVQETVALSVAERKTEDNPSEPDTQSCSSQYRTRDRTRRSTNPKHTLERSTVKSTSKVTPKSDIKPMVAYGRVHTCHVNQLFIRGENVLLVNIQKD is encoded by the exons ATGACATG CCTGCTCTGCCATCTACTGGCGTGGAGATCACCCAATCCAGAGGACGTACAA ACTGCGGCTCGTTCAAACATAGAGGAAGATGAGAGAAGAAAGTCAGAAAGTGATCGTGATCCCTCTTCAGACACACATCGGCCGACGCTTTTATTGACATCTGATCAGCAAACCACAACCGAGATCTGCGGTCAAAACCCAGAGATTGACGAAGATGATGTCGAAACTAAAATGGACATCAGTTCGGATAAGTTTGACCCACTGCTTGCCCTTTATTCTCCACAAGTGCCTTTACCTTACCCGAATATCAAGTGCTTTAATAACATCGCCGAATACCAGAGCTTTATGAAGGGCGGTCGAGGCAGGGCCAAACCTGAAAATGTGGAGAAAAGACTTCGAAAAGCACAGAGAGGGAAACCAGACCTGGAGAGGATAGAGAGACTGAAGAAACTCATGGTGAACAACCCGGTTGAGGAGGGAGAAGGCAGCGGGGTAAAACGACCTCCTCGACAGCGAAAAGTTCCCAAAAATGTGCTTACAAGAATGCCAC TGCTTGCTGGCAGTCCATTAGGGGAGCTCAACAGGTGTGTCCAGGAGAAAATCAGAGTCAGAGTTCACATTCGAACCTTTAAAGGACTTCGTGGAGTGTGTTCTGGCTTTGTGGTGGCATTTGATAAGTTCTGGAACCTG GCAATGATGGATGTGGATGAAACATACAGGGAGCCCCTGTTGGGAGAGGCTCTCTACCATGAGAAGGCACTTACTGTCACAAGG CTGTTTGAAAAGCTAAAAGTGCAAGAGACTGTGGCTCTCAGTGTGGCTGAAAGAAAGACAGAGGATAACCCTTCTGAGCCAGACACCCAGAGTTGTTCGTCTCAATATCGCACCAGAGACAGAACCAGGAGGAGCACTAACCCCAAACATACCCTGGAAAGATCCACAGTCAAGAGTACATCAAAAGTGACACCAAAATCTGATATCAAGCCTATGGTGGCTTACGGAAGAGTGCACACATGTCATGTCAATCAGCTTTTTATTCGAGGGGAAAATGTACTTCTCGTAAATATACAAAAGGACTAA
- the LOC127617069 gene encoding zinc finger and BTB domain-containing protein 3-like encodes MEFPGHSQQLLACLRSQRLQGFLCDCAVQIGPTRFVAHRAVLASFSPFFHMFYSDQSMGNTSSVNGGPLRDTVTINGDIVTPQAFGLILDFMYDGVLRLEAHPPPEDVLAAASFLHMNDVVRVCKRRLQGRGLAEADSTRVEVGANELAKTGEGLDGSPQEDMPGAETESVLGRDGPATVGNPSLSSLAHCPQSIQQMSLYIDTKTETQAGMGNVLTHSGVESSEMADTTQPGMDSQLPVSNSCPGLPACSASPRHDKTRISARSASLESAFSGPCSSTEQIQISTEIQPVVASAMTLNNVDNTSTAHSVSNEPGMLVHTNSLPSQTVKPIQDQKNGRFTGNPRLSQHIPYERRPGHKKPLPRISTNSSAVGEENEEGIKVKVEAIVISDEESDEMDEVLDHGQRRNADLVHSDDYEDSNHDIEELTNTQFIPAHPIIHLSHQEPISYPSSPQGPGTSATDNTGFSSSLFPAISQPEQQAMYLEDFQDSIGNYVDDVPTCDTCGKTFSCAYTLRRHAIVHTRERPYECSYCYRSYTQSGDLYRHIRKAHDHGLAVKRSRVESDPPPSPPSPLPKT; translated from the coding sequence ATGGAGTTTCCAGGTCATAGTCAGCAGCTCTTGGCTTGTCTGCGCTCTCAGCGTCTACAAGGTTTCCTTTGTGACTGCGCTGTGCAGATCGGCCCGACTCGCTTTGTAGCTCATCGTGCTGTGCTGGCATCTTTCTCTCCCTTTTTCCATATGTTCTACTCCGATCAGTCAATGGGAAATACGAGCTCAGTCAACGGAGGGCCCCTGAGAGACACAGTCACCATTAATGGCGATATAGTGACCCCTCAAGCCTTTGGACTGATTCTCGATTTTATGTATGACGGAGTGCTTCGTTTGGAAGCCCACCCCCCTCCAGAGGACGTGCTTGCTGCAGCCAGCTTCTTGCACATGAATGATGTGGTGCGAGTTTGTAAGAGAAGACTGCAGGGTCGTGGACTGGCCGAGGCGGATAGCACAAGAGTAGAAGTTGGAGCAAACGAGTTAGCTAAAACTGGAGAAGGGCTTGATGGGTCACCTCAAGAGGACATGCCTGGTGCCGAAACAGAAAGTGTATTAGGACGAGATGGACCAGCGACAGTTGGAAATCCATCCTTATCCTCTTTAGCACATTGTCCTCAGTCAATCCAACAGATGTCACTTTATATTGATACCAAGACTGAGACACAAGCAGGCATGGGCAATGTCCTCACACACAGTGGTGTAGAAAGTTCAGAGATGGCTGACACTACTCAGCCAGGAATGGACTCTCAGTTACCCGTTAGCAATTCTTGTCCAGGTTTGCCTGCATGTAGTGCTTCACCTAGGCATGACAAAACAAGAATATCTGCAAGATCAGCTAGCCTTGAGTCTGCATTTTCAGGTCCATGCAGTTCGACGGAACAAATTCAGATAAGCACAGAGATCCAACCTGTTGTAGCCTCTGCAATGACACTGAACAATGTAGACAACACCAGCACTGCCCACTCGGTCTCCAATGAACCTGGCATGTTAGTGCATACCAACAGTCTGCCGAGTCAAACCGTAAAACCCATTCAAGACCAGAAAAATGGGCGGTTCACTGGAAATCCTAGGTTGTCTCAACACATACCGTATGAAAGGAGGCCAGGGCACAAAAAGCCTCTCCCTCGAATTTCAACCAATTCCTCAGCAGTAGGGGAGGAAAATGAGGAAGGCATCAAGGTGAAAGTGGAAGCCATTGTGATTTCTGATGAGGAATCTGATGAAATGGATGAGGTCTTGGATCATGGTCAAAGGAGAAATGCAGATTTAGTTCACAGTGATGATTATGAAGACAGTAACCATGATATTGAGGAGCTCACCAACACTCAGTTCATACCTGCTCACCCAATAATTCACCTTTCCCATCAAGAGCCCATCTCATATCCTTCTTCGCCACAAGGTCCTGGTACTTCTGCGACAGACAATACTGGATTTTCATCATCTCTTTTTCCAGCCATTTCCCAGCCAGAGCAACAGGCCATGTACCTTGAGGATTTTCAGGACTCTATTGGGAACTATGTAGATGATGTACCCACCTGTGACACCTGCGGAAAGACTTTCTCCTGTGCGTACACCCTGAGAAGACATGCCATTGTACACACCAGGGAACGGCCTTATGAGTGCAGCTACTGTTATCGAAGCTACACACAGTCAGGAGACTTGTACAGGCACATCAGAAAGGCACATGATCATGGCCTGGCGGTCAAACGCAGCAGGGTAGAGTCGGACCCTCCCCCATCGCCGCCCTCTCCTCTACCCAAAACATAG